A window of the Arachis duranensis cultivar V14167 chromosome 5, aradu.V14167.gnm2.J7QH, whole genome shotgun sequence genome harbors these coding sequences:
- the LOC110281498 gene encoding zinc finger BED domain-containing protein RICESLEEPER 2-like yields MGSLKIDSGVARDMFTGYVVVGDNPFNMVDDRRFRNWVKYISSTLKLPSRNTVKADIVKVHKREAGKLKKILVSIPNRIFLTSDLWTSSTNEGFICLTAHFIDENWKLQNFFITLDNDSSNDTCVEHLKSLDVHGSLLCGGEFFHVCCFAHILNLIVQDGIKICSDAVYKIRESIKFLRKSESRMVKFKEYFEDIEGLEYTTALCLDVPTRWNSLYAMLASAIPYKKAFEMYKVKEAGFREYCPSSDE; encoded by the exons ATGGGTTCACTTAAGATTGATTCAGGAGTGGCTAGAGATATGTTTACTGGGTATGTAGTTGTTGGGGATAATCCTTTTAATATGGTTGATGATAGGAGATTTAGAAATTGGGTAAAATATATTAGTTCAACTTTGAAACTTCCTTCTAGGAATACGGTTAAGGCTGACATAGTGAAAGTTCACAAGAGAGAAGCtggaaaacttaaaaaaattttagtttccaTTCCAAATAGAATTTTCTTAACATCTGATCTTTGGACTTCGAGTACCAATGAGGGGTTTATATGTTTGACTGCACATTTTATTGATGAGAACTGGAAATTACAGA attttttcatTACTTTGGATAATGATTCTTCTAATGATACTTGTGTTGAACACTTGAAAAGTTTGGATGTGCATGGTTCATTGTTGTGTGGTGGTGAATTCTTTCATGTTTGTTGTTTTGCtcatattttaaatcttattgTCCAAGATGGAATAAAAATATGTAGTGATGCAGTGTATAAGATTAGAGAGTCAATTAAGTTTCTGAGAAAATCTGAAAGTCGAATGGTTAAGTTTAAAGAATATTTTGAAGATATTGAGGGACTTGAGTATACGACTGCATTATGTTTAGATGTTCCTACTAGGTGGAATTCACTTTATGCAATGCTTGCAAGTGCTATTCCTTATAAGAAAGCTTTTGAAatgtataaagtaaaagaagctGGGTTTAGGGAGTATTGTCCTTCATCAGATGAGTGA